ACGATCGCCCCTCGGATTGAGTCTGAAACTGACTGAGCCCGAAACTGACTGAGTCTGAAACGGACTGAGTCCGCAAACCGGGACCGATTGTCCGAATCAGTGACCGAAGGGGTCGGGATCGACCCCCGGCATCCAGGAGCGGCCCGGAACGTCATAGCCGTTGGCGATCTGTTCCTTCTTCCATTTCTTCGCCCAGCGTCGGTCGAGGCGATCGACGTAGAGCGTGCCCTGCAGGTGATCGTATTCGTGCTGCATGATACGGGCGAACCAGCCCTCGGCAGTCAGCGACACCGACTGACCTGTCTCGTCGACGCCGTTGACAGTGACACGGTCGGCGCGTTTGAGCGGAAAGTCGAGGCTCGGCACCGAGAGACAGCCTTCGGTCTCATCGTCGGGGTCCGGGCGGGTGTCGGGGACCTTCGAGGCGATGAGCAGCGGATTGATGAAGACACCGCGTCGTCGAACTCCCTCGTCGTCGGCGTTGTAGACGAAGATGCGTTTTCCTACCCCGATCTGAGGAGCGGCCAGACCGACCCCATTGCTGGCGTCGAGGGTCTCATGCATGTCGGCGACCAAGGTGGTGAGCTCGTCGTCGAATTCGGTGATCTTCTCTGCACGACGATGCAGCACAGGCTCGCCGTAGATGGCGATGGGATGAATGGGCATGGGGACGATCCTATCGGCTTTCGACACGGCGATCATCCAGGGCACAGGCGCCTCGGCGTCGTGGGGGCCGCTGCCTCGGCGTCTCAGTGCGCGGTCGCCTCGACGTCTCAGATCGGGGTCGTTCCTGCGGTGGTCCCAAAGCGGTGGCGATGTCCCGGAGCAGAGCCGTATGCAGTTGGCAAGCAGTGATTGTTCAGCGGTTCGCCCAGTTCTCACGCCTGCGGCCACTGTGAAATGCGGGTGCTTCGTCGGGCGTCAGTCAGTTGCGCATTCTATTTCGCCGGCAGCGAACATCGATTGTTGAGCAACCACCGTGGGAACAACCTCGAATGCCGCGTGGTTATGATGGTCATGAGCCGTCTCGATCCACGAGACGAGATCAGCAGCTGAAGCCTTTGGCTGGTGGTTGCGTGACGGTTTCGTCACACCCCCGCATCGGGCGAACAACAAGCTTGAAAGGACATGTCTTGACCATCTTCAACAATGTCTCCGACTTGGTCGGTCGCACCCCACTCATCCGCGTGAACAAGGCCAGTGAGCGCTCGGGCGCAGAGATCGTCGCCAAGCTCGAATCCTACAATCCCGCGAATTCGGTCAAGGACCGCATCGGTGTCGCAATGATCGACGCGGCCGAGGCCTCGGGTGAGCTCAAGCCGGGCGGGACGATCGTCGAGGCGACGTCCGGCAACACCGGCATCGCCCTGGCGATGATCGGCACCTCCCGCGGATACAAGGTCGTGCTGACCATGCCGGAGTCCATGTCGAAGGAACGCCGCGCGCTGCTGCGCGCCTTCGGTGCCGAGCTCGTCCTCACCGACAAGGCCCAGGGCATGAAGGGCGCCGTCGACAGGGCCGAGGAACTCGCAGCGGAAGGCGCAGTCCTCGTTCGCCAGTTCGAGAATCAGGCCAATGCCGACATCCACCGCAGCACCACCGGGCCGGAGATCCTCGAAGACACCGACGGCAAGGTCGACATCTTCGTCTCCGGAATCGGCACCGGAGGAACCATCACGGGGGCAGGAGCCGCTCTGCGTGAGGCCAACCCGGACGTCAAGATCGTCGCCGTCGAGCCCGCCGCATCCCCGCTGCTCTCAGGTGGAGACGCCGGCCCGCACACGATCCAGGGACTCGGAGCGAACTTCGTCCCCGGTGTCCTCGACACCAAGATCTACGATGAGGTCGTCACCATCGAGAACGACGAATCCTTCACCCGCGCCCGCGAGGTCGCGAAGGAAGAGGGTCTGCTCGTCGGAATCTCCTCCGGTGCCGCACTCATCGCCGCCGAGCAGCTGGGCGCCCGCCCTGAGAACGCCGGCAAGCGCATCGTGGTCGTCCTGCCCGACTTCGGTGAGCGCTACCTGTCGACTCCGCTGTTCGCCGAGTACATGGACTGAGCAGAGCACATTCGACTGCGCACTGCCGAAGGCGGCTGCCAGCTCTGCGGTGAGGGCGTCAAGCATAGGTTTGGCGCCCTCGCGGCATTGTCGGCCGATGAACACGAACATGGACACCAGCACGAGCACGAAGGACTGTTGAGATGAAGGCACTGTGGACGGCGGCGGCCGCGGCGATCGGGGTGGCAGCCTATGGGCTGAGCCGACCGGGGGTGCGCGCAACCCTGCGTGAGGACCTCGATACCGTTCGCAGACGCGACCCGGCTGCGAGGAATGACTTCGTCTCGTTGGTCTCCTACCCGGGTATGCACGCGATCTGGGCCCACCGCGGCCTGCACCGACTGTGGCAGAACGACTCCGCCAAGGTCCCGGCCCGGCTGATGTCCCAGGCCGTGCGAACCCTGACGGGTGTCGAAATCCATCCCGGTGCGACGATCGGACGGCGCTTCTTCATCGACCACGCCAACGGAGTCGTCATCGGCGAGACCTCGGAGATCGGCGACGACGTCATGCTCTATCACCAGGTCACCCTGGGCGGCACGTCGATGGAGCAGGCGAAGCGGCACCCGACCATCGGCAATCATGTGCTCGTCGGGGCCGGCGCGAAGATCCTCGGGCCGGTCGTCGTCGGCGACAACTCCTCGGTCGGGGCGAATGCGGTCGTCGTCAAGCATGTCGCCGCGGACTCGAGCGCCGTAGGAATTCCCGCCAAAGTCAGGCCCTACAAGAAGCCCACCAGCCCCGAGGCGGACGGACCGGAGGCATACGACGGCAAACGGACCAAGGACGCCGACTTCGACCTGATCGATCCTGCCATCTGGATCTGAGCAGCTCCGCTGCCGGAACCTGAGCGGACGGCCTCGCTCCACCTCGGACGGGCCGCCTCTCGCCGGGCCTTGCCAGCCGACACCCTCGAGGATGTCGACTGGCAAGGCCCGGCGATTGCTGTGTCCGGACTCCCGGGAATACTTTCGCACCACTCTCTGTTAAACTTTCAACTAGATACTTCAAAACTGAAGCAATTCGGTTCGATGGAGGTTCGCGAACGGCGAGCAGAAGGAGCAGACATGGAATTGGGAATCTTCACCATTGGAGACGTCACCACCGATCCCACCAATGGCACCACGGTGTCTGAGCACCAGCGGATCAAGAACACGGTCGAGATCGCCAAGAAGGCCGAAGAGGTCGGTCTCGACGTCTTCGCCACGGGCCAGCACCACAACCCGCCGTTCGTCGCCCCGGCGAATCCGCCGGTCCTGCTCTCGAACATCGCGGCACAGACCGAGACTCTGCGCATGTCGACGGCGACGACCCTGATCACCACCACCGACCCGGTGCGCATCGCCGAGGACTACTCCTATGCGCAGCACCTCTCCGACGGGCGGATCAGCCTGATCATGGGCCGCGGCAACACCGGCCCCGTCTACCCCTGGTTCGGCAAGGACATCCGCTCGGGCATTCCGCTGGCGGTCGAGAACTACAACCTGCTCCACCGCCTCTGGCGCGAGAAGAACATCGACTGGGAGGGCAAGTTCCGCACACCCCTCAACGGGTTCACCGTCACACCGACACCACTCGACGATGTCCCGCCCTTCGTGTGGCACGGTTCGATCCGCAGCCCTGAAATCGCCGAGCAGGCCGCCTACTACGGTGACGGATTCTTCCACAACAACATCTTCTGGCCGATGTCGCACACCGCGCGCATGGTCCAGCTCTACCGTCAGCGCTACGAGTACTACGGACACGGGGCAGCCCACCAGGCGATCGTCGGACTCGGCGGGCAGGTGTTCATGCGCAAGAACTCGCAGGACGCCGTCAACGAGTTCCGGCCGTACTTCGACAACGCACCGGTCTACGGCCACGGCCCCAGCCTCGAGGACTTCTCGACCCAGACACCGCTGACCGTCGGCTCGCCTCAGCAGGTCATCGAACGCACCCTGAGTTTCCGCGATTGGGCCGGCGACTACCAGCGCCAGCTCTTCCTCATCGACCATGCCGGACTGCCCCAGAAGACCGTGCTGGAACAGCTCGACCTCCTCGGCGAGGAAGTCGTGCCCGTCCTGCGCAAGGAATTCGCGAAGGACCGCCCGGCCGATGTGCCCGACGCCCCGACACACGAATCGCTCGTCGTCCGTCACCGCGAAGGCCGAGACCCCATCCCGGGAGGCGGAGAAGGATCGCGTGCCTACGCCGACCGTCAGGCCCGGGCCGCAGAGCAGAACGACACCCAAGGAGCTGATCGATGATGCGCATTCTCAGCATCACAACCTCGCTGAGCGAGGACTCGACCACACTGAAACTGTCGAACAAGATCATCGCGGCGGCCACCTCGGCGGCAGAAGATGCGGGTCTGAGCATGGAGACCGATCACGTGAACGTGCGGAACCTGGGCTCGGACCTCACCGATATGGCCCTGACCGGGTTCCGTTCGGAGAACCTCGAAGCGACATTCGCCACGCTCGCAGAGGCGGATGTGATCGTCACCGTCGCACCCGTGTACAAGGTCGCACCGGTGGGCCTGCACACCCTGTTCTGGCAGCTCATCGACGAAAAGGCACTGGCGAACAAGCCGGTGCTCATCGGCTCCACCGGCGGCACACCGCGGCACTCGCTGGCAGCCGAGACCGTCCTGCGTCCGATGCTGTCCTACCTGAAGGGCATCGTCGTGCCGACCACGGTCTTCGCCGCGACCGACGACTGGGGCAGCGTCGAGGGCGGCCGTGCGCTCAATGCACGGGTCGGCCAGGCCAGCGCTGAGCTGATCGGCCTGGCGACGAGCCTGAGCGGTGCCGGCGCGAATGCAGGCACCGCCCCGGGTGGTGCTCCCTCGTCGGGCACCGAGGCGACCAGCACCGAGGCGACCAGCGCCGAGACGACCGGCGAATTCGGCCGTCCCACTACGCGGCGGAGCCCGAGCGTCGACGATGAGTTCAACCCCGAGCTCATCACTCCGTTCGCCCAGCTGCTCGAGGGATGACCATGGTCGAGATCAAACTCGGCCGCGATCGTGACGCGCTCGCGCAGAGGTCGTGGCGGCTGTACTTCGAGACCTCGCAGCGCATCCGACAGAACCTCGAGGGCAATCTCAAGGACCGGGCGGGCCTGACCGTCAGCGACTACAACACGCTGCTGCTGCTGTGGGAGGAGCCGACCCATACGCTGACGATGAGCGTCCTGGCGAAGAGACTCGTGTTCTCACCGTCACGGCTCAACTACCGGATCAAGGTACTCGAAGACGCCGGCCTGGTGACGAAGACGGAATGTGCGGAGGACAAGCGGGCACACAACGTCGACCTCACCGAAGCGGGTGCCCAGGCCTTCCTCGACGCGGGACGTCAGCACCGGGAGAACATCGAAGACGTCTTCCTCTCCCATGTCGACGACGAAGAGCTCGCGGTCATCGAGAGGGTCTTCGCCCGAATCGACAGGGCGCTGCCGGAGTGAGCCCGTTCGTGTGACAATGTGACTATGTCGATCAAGACCATTGCCTTCCCGGACTCTGAACTCCGCAACCGCGTCATCGCCCGGATTCCGGCGCATCAGCGCGCCAACGTCGATCTGGTCGTCTACTCGGATGCCGATAAGTCGACCAAGCTCAGCCGAGACGACGTCGACGTCGTCGTGCTCCCGTATCTCGACTCGGGACCGACCATCGAGCTCCTCGACGAGCTGCCGAACCTGGGTCTGGTGATCACCCAGACCACCGGCTACGATCCCGTCGCGCATCTGCCCGAGCGCGGCATCGAGGTGGCCACGGCCTCGGGCGTGCACACCGGCGGAACGGCGGAGCTTGCCCTGGCTCTGACCCTGGCGAGCCTGCGCGGCATCGACGACGCCGTTCGCGCGCAGAGCGCGAGGATCTGGAACCACAAGCGCAACCGCTCCCTGCAGGACCGCCGCGTCATGATCATCGGCGCCGGAGAGATCGGGTCAGCGATCGCCGATCGTTTCGAGCCCTTCGAGGTCGACCTCACGCGGGTGGCCACGACCGCACGTGAAGACGATCGGGGCCGGATCCACGGTGTCGGCGAACTGCCGAAGCTGCTTCCCCACACCGAGGTGGTCGTGCTCATCACGCCCCTGACCGAATCGACGAACAAGCTCGTCGACAAGGACTTCCTCGCCGCTCTGCCCGACAACGCACTCATCGTCAATGTCGCCCGGGGAAAGGTCGTCGACACCGACGCGCTCGTGGCTGAGCTGAGCAGCGGTCGCCTGCACGCCGCCCTCGACGTCATGGATCCCGAACCCCTGCCGGAGAACCACCCGCTGTGGGGGACTCCCAACACCCTCATCACCCCACATGAGGGAGGAGACACCTCGGCGTTCGAACCGCGGGTGGTGCAGGTCCTGGCCGAGCAGGTCCGCCGACTCAACGACGGCGAGCAGCCGCTCAACCTCGTCTCGACGGACTGAGCGCGGCAGCTTCCGACGACAGGAGCGCGGCAGTTGCCGACGACTGGCGCGCGGCAG
The Brevibacterium marinum genome window above contains:
- a CDS encoding MarR family winged helix-turn-helix transcriptional regulator — translated: MVEIKLGRDRDALAQRSWRLYFETSQRIRQNLEGNLKDRAGLTVSDYNTLLLLWEEPTHTLTMSVLAKRLVFSPSRLNYRIKVLEDAGLVTKTECAEDKRAHNVDLTEAGAQAFLDAGRQHRENIEDVFLSHVDDEELAVIERVFARIDRALPE
- a CDS encoding NAD(P)H-dependent oxidoreductase, which encodes MMRILSITTSLSEDSTTLKLSNKIIAAATSAAEDAGLSMETDHVNVRNLGSDLTDMALTGFRSENLEATFATLAEADVIVTVAPVYKVAPVGLHTLFWQLIDEKALANKPVLIGSTGGTPRHSLAAETVLRPMLSYLKGIVVPTTVFAATDDWGSVEGGRALNARVGQASAELIGLATSLSGAGANAGTAPGGAPSSGTEATSTEATSAETTGEFGRPTTRRSPSVDDEFNPELITPFAQLLEG
- the cysK gene encoding cysteine synthase A; this encodes MTIFNNVSDLVGRTPLIRVNKASERSGAEIVAKLESYNPANSVKDRIGVAMIDAAEASGELKPGGTIVEATSGNTGIALAMIGTSRGYKVVLTMPESMSKERRALLRAFGAELVLTDKAQGMKGAVDRAEELAAEGAVLVRQFENQANADIHRSTTGPEILEDTDGKVDIFVSGIGTGGTITGAGAALREANPDVKIVAVEPAASPLLSGGDAGPHTIQGLGANFVPGVLDTKIYDEVVTIENDESFTRAREVAKEEGLLVGISSGAALIAAEQLGARPENAGKRIVVVLPDFGERYLSTPLFAEYMD
- a CDS encoding 2-hydroxyacid dehydrogenase, yielding MSIKTIAFPDSELRNRVIARIPAHQRANVDLVVYSDADKSTKLSRDDVDVVVLPYLDSGPTIELLDELPNLGLVITQTTGYDPVAHLPERGIEVATASGVHTGGTAELALALTLASLRGIDDAVRAQSARIWNHKRNRSLQDRRVMIIGAGEIGSAIADRFEPFEVDLTRVATTAREDDRGRIHGVGELPKLLPHTEVVVLITPLTESTNKLVDKDFLAALPDNALIVNVARGKVVDTDALVAELSSGRLHAALDVMDPEPLPENHPLWGTPNTLITPHEGGDTSAFEPRVVQVLAEQVRRLNDGEQPLNLVSTD
- the epsC gene encoding serine O-acetyltransferase EpsC, with translation MKALWTAAAAAIGVAAYGLSRPGVRATLREDLDTVRRRDPAARNDFVSLVSYPGMHAIWAHRGLHRLWQNDSAKVPARLMSQAVRTLTGVEIHPGATIGRRFFIDHANGVVIGETSEIGDDVMLYHQVTLGGTSMEQAKRHPTIGNHVLVGAGAKILGPVVVGDNSSVGANAVVVKHVAADSSAVGIPAKVRPYKKPTSPEADGPEAYDGKRTKDADFDLIDPAIWI
- the def gene encoding peptide deformylase gives rise to the protein MPIHPIAIYGEPVLHRRAEKITEFDDELTTLVADMHETLDASNGVGLAAPQIGVGKRIFVYNADDEGVRRRGVFINPLLIASKVPDTRPDPDDETEGCLSVPSLDFPLKRADRVTVNGVDETGQSVSLTAEGWFARIMQHEYDHLQGTLYVDRLDRRWAKKWKKEQIANGYDVPGRSWMPGVDPDPFGH
- a CDS encoding LLM class flavin-dependent oxidoreductase yields the protein MELGIFTIGDVTTDPTNGTTVSEHQRIKNTVEIAKKAEEVGLDVFATGQHHNPPFVAPANPPVLLSNIAAQTETLRMSTATTLITTTDPVRIAEDYSYAQHLSDGRISLIMGRGNTGPVYPWFGKDIRSGIPLAVENYNLLHRLWREKNIDWEGKFRTPLNGFTVTPTPLDDVPPFVWHGSIRSPEIAEQAAYYGDGFFHNNIFWPMSHTARMVQLYRQRYEYYGHGAAHQAIVGLGGQVFMRKNSQDAVNEFRPYFDNAPVYGHGPSLEDFSTQTPLTVGSPQQVIERTLSFRDWAGDYQRQLFLIDHAGLPQKTVLEQLDLLGEEVVPVLRKEFAKDRPADVPDAPTHESLVVRHREGRDPIPGGGEGSRAYADRQARAAEQNDTQGADR